In Bacillota bacterium, the DNA window TAAAATGGCCGCGCTGAATGATACGGAGAAAAAGCTATGGAACGTGGCCCCGCTGATGGAGCCCACACCGGCAGTGAAACTCAACGTGGGGGCATCGCAGTACCTGCTGGGCCGCTGGGCCGGGGCCAGCGACAACCTCCAGGCCGCCCTGTCCGACGAAAAGACCAAAGGCGAGGCTTTCCTGTGGCTGGCCGTCCTGCGCGACAAGCAGGGCCGGCCCCAAGAGGCGCAAGAGTATCTGGCCCAGGCGCAGAACCTGGTGCCTGAATTGGCCAAGGGGTATGAGGAGTTGCGGAAGTTAGAGGTTCTGCGGTAAGGGACAACTTAATATTTTAACTTAACTTTCGTAGGATAAAATTTGAGTTAAAAATTCATTTTTCTTTGATGAGCTGGGGTTATTGTTTTTGAAAGGTATAAATATCTTTTTTATTGTTAGTAAAGATTAAAATATAAATAGTATTATTGAACAAGGTGAACTTAAGTGGTGTGTGTTAATAAAGAAACACTAAGATTTTTAAATCCTATAAATATAATAATTACTTTATGGATTTACCGCGAATTAATTTGGCAATTCACGTTGCGAGAAGTACAAAACAGATATAAAGGTTCCTACCTTGGAATTATTTGGTCAATTATTAATCCATTATTAATGTTAGTTGTATATACTTTTGTCTTTGGTGTCGTATTTAAGGCTAAATGGGGATTACAAACAAGTGATAATAAAGCTGAATTTGCTTTAACACTTTTTTGTGGATTAATTGTATTTAATATTTTTAGTGAATGTATAACCAGAGCACCAGGCTTGGTGATCGCTAATCCTAATTATGTAAAAAAAGTAATATTTCCATTAGAAATATTACCTGTTTCTATTTTGGGTTCAGCCCT includes these proteins:
- a CDS encoding tetratricopeptide repeat protein, with product KMAALNDTEKKLWNVAPLMEPTPAVKLNVGASQYLLGRWAGASDNLQAALSDEKTKGEAFLWLAVLRDKQGRPQEAQEYLAQAQNLVPELAKGYEELRKLEVLR